The following coding sequences lie in one Rutidosis leptorrhynchoides isolate AG116_Rl617_1_P2 chromosome 4, CSIRO_AGI_Rlap_v1, whole genome shotgun sequence genomic window:
- the LOC139839583 gene encoding uncharacterized protein, translating into MAQTFLYFPVFLLLVICSANASHHDWPNHGDDLRNRRYAYGETKISPATVGNLKLKWKFVAGKDISATPAIYNTTIYVPSWNGKIYALDTLDGSVIWQKDIGELTGFNSASTVGVVVGVNWTVSRSTPTVADDILIIGLYGPAYVVGVKRSNGELVWSTQLDAHNYSLITMSGTYYKSAFYVGTSSLEESLSIESCCTFRGSFSKLNAKNGNIIWKTYMLPNNYGSKDEYAGAALWGSSPSIDKHRKTVYIATGNLYSAPLNVTRCQEAQNNQTTPNGEDKCIEPENHSNSILELDLYSGEIKWYKQLGGYDVWFFACNNLSTSGCPPGPNPDADFGEAPMILTVNSHGNKHDIVVAVQKSGFAWALDRDNGSIVWSKEAGPGGPGGGGTWGSATHGETVYTNIANSGRRNFTLKPSNTTTTSGGWVSMDGRNGNILWSTANPSNATASGPVSLANGVLFAGSTNGSGPIYAMDAATGKILWSYKTGASVYGGMSISNGCIYVGSGYKVSVGLYNPAYTPGTTLFAFCILP; encoded by the exons ATGGCACAAACTTTTCTCTACTTCCCTGTCTTCCTTTTGTTGGTTATATGCTCAGCTAAT GCAAGTCATCATGATTGGCCAAACCATGGTGACGATTTAAGAAACCGTAGATACGCATATGGTGAAACAAAGATTAGCCCTGCAACTGTGGGTAATCTTAAGCTAAAGTGGAAATTTGTTGCTGGGAAAGATATAAGTGCAACACCAGCAATATACAACACCACCATATATGTTCCTAGTTGGAATGGGAAAATATATGCACTAGATACGTTAGACGGGTCAGTTATCTGGCAAAAAGATATTGGCGAGTTAACAGGATTTAACTCGGCTTCAACAGTAGGGGTCGTAGTAGGAGTGAATTGGACCGTTTCCAGGTCAACTCCTACTGTTGCTGATGACATTTTGATCATTGGATTATATGGACCGGCTTACGTTGTAGGAGTTAAACGTAGCAATGGCGAGCTCGTTTGGTCTACGCAGCTCGATGCACATAATTATTCTCTTATCACTATGTCTGGAACTTATTATAAAAG CGCTTTCTATGTGGGAACTTCATCGCTAGAAGAAAGTTTAAGCATTGAATCATGTTGTACATTTAGAGGAAGTTTCTCTAAATTAAATGCCAAAAATGGCAACATCATATGGAAAACCTACATGTTGCCAAACAACTACGGTAGCAAGGACGAATATGCCGGCGCCGCCTTATGGGGCAGCAGTCCGTCCATCGACAAACACCGCAAAACAGTCTACATTGCCACCGGTAACTTATACTCAGCCCCACTAAATGTCACACGATGCCAAGAAGCACAAAACAATCAAACAACACCTAATGGAGAAGATAAGTGTATAGAGCCCGAAAACCATTCAAATTCAATCCTAGAGCTCGATTTGTATTCCGGGGAAATTAAATGGTATAAACAGTTAGGAGGTTACGATGTATGGTTTTTTGCTTGTAATAATCTTTCAACTTCAGGGTGTCCGCCTGGGCCTAATCCAGACGCAGATTTTGGAGAAGCACCAATGATATTAACCGTTAATAGTCATGGAAACAAGCATGATATTGTGGTTGCTGTACAAAAAAGTGGGTTTGCGTGGGCTTTGGATCGTGACAACGGTAGTATCGTATGGTCTAAG GAAGCGGGACCTGGGGGGCCCGGTGGAGGAGGTACATGGGGATCTGCAACCCATGGAGAGACAGTTTACACCAACATTGCAAATAGTGGACGAAGAAACTTTACGTTAAAGCCATCAAATACTACAACGACTAGCGGTGGATGGGTGTCAATGGATGGCAGGAATGGCAATATATTATGGTCAACCGCAAATCCAAGTAATGCGACTGCAAGTGGCCCTGTGAGTTTAGCAAATGGCGTTTTGTTTGCTGGATCAACTAATGGGAGTGGACCTATTTATGCTATGGATGCTGCAACCGGGAAAATTTTGTGGTCCTACAAAACCGGAGCCAGTGTGTATGGTGGCATGTCCATAAGCAATGGTTGCATTTATGTTGGAAGTGGTTACAAAGTAAGTGTAGGACTCTATAATCCTGCTTACACTCCTGGAACAACACTATTTGCCTTCTGCATTCTTCCATAG